A stretch of DNA from Pseudomonas sp. HN11:
ATCGCCGCCAATCGCCCGAGCGTCACCGGCGCACAAGGGCTTCGGGTACTGGGCGCGATCTACCCTGCTTGACCCTCACGCATAGGCATAGTCAGCAGACAGCAAAACGCCGCTTGGCCCATTAAGGCCAAGCGGCGTTTTTGTATGTGCTACAGATCAGATCGAAAACGAAGACCCGCAACCACAAGTAGTGGTGGCATTCGGGTTTTTAATCACGAAACGCGACCCTTCCAGACCTTCCTGGTAATCCACCTCGGCACCCGCCAGGTATTGGAAGCTCATCGGATCGACGACCAGACTTACGCCCTCGCGCTCAACGATAGTGTCATCATCGGCCACATCTTCATCGAAGGTAAAACCGTACTGAAACCCTGAACAACCGCCACCCGTGACGAACACGCGCAGCTTCAAGCGATCATTACCCTCTTCATCGACCAGGCTCTTCACCTTGTGCGCAGCACCGTGGGTGAATTGCAAAGCCGTGGGGGTGAAGGACTCAACGCTCATGCTGATAATCTCCCGGCGTACCGCCGCCATATGCGTAATGGTGGCATTATCCGCTTCTCCTAGAAAAGCGGTCAACTATTAAGGGAGCAGCGACAGGCTTCAAGCTGTAAGCTTCAAGCTCGCCGCTGACAACTTGAAACTTGTGGCTGCTCCTCTAAGGCAACATGCCCGCGTGGGACAGACCGAGCTTCTCATCCAGACCAAGCAGGATGTTCATGTTCTGCACCGCCTGGCCCGACGCGCCCTTGACCAGGTTATCGATCACCGACA
This window harbors:
- the erpA gene encoding iron-sulfur cluster insertion protein ErpA, yielding MSVESFTPTALQFTHGAAHKVKSLVDEEGNDRLKLRVFVTGGGCSGFQYGFTFDEDVADDDTIVEREGVSLVVDPMSFQYLAGAEVDYQEGLEGSRFVIKNPNATTTCGCGSSFSI